One genomic window of Etheostoma spectabile isolate EspeVRDwgs_2016 chromosome 5, UIUC_Espe_1.0, whole genome shotgun sequence includes the following:
- the LOC116689073 gene encoding trace amine-associated receptor 13c-like, which produces METSEGTELCFPQLLNTSCRKPVRPHFESMLIYILLSSISLITVTLNLLVIISISHFRQLQTPTNLLLLSLAVSDFFVGLLMFFQIILIDGCWFLGEIMCVVYQCVSYIITSTSVGTMVLISIDRYVAICDPMHYSTKVTEKRVHICVCLCWICSVIFQCLVLKDTLKQPGRFNSCFGECNNLVTYIAGMADAIFSFILPVTVIVVLYMRVFVVAVSXXXXAMRSHIAAVTLQFSVKVTAKKSELKAARTLGVVIVVFLICLCPYYCVTLTGQDNVLNASSAASVTCLFYFNSCLNPVIYAFFYPWFKKSIILIVSLKILQPNSCEANML; this is translated from the exons atGGAGACCTCGGAGGGAACAGAACTCTGCTTCCCACAACTCCTCAACACCTCCTGCAGGAAGCCAGTGCGTCCTCACTTTGAGTCCATGCTGATCTACATTCTGCtgtcctccatctctctgaTCACTGTGACTCTTAACCTGCTGGTCATCATCTCTATCTCCCACTTCAG GCAGCTCCAAACCCCCActaacctcctcctcctctctctggctgtctcaGATTTCTTCGTGGGTCTCCTAATGTTCTTTCAAATTATACTCATAGACGGCTGCTGGTTCCTTGGTGAAattatgtgtgttgtgtatcaGTGTGTATCATACATTATCACTTCTACCTCCGTAGGAACCATGGTGCTCATATCTATTGACCGCTATGTGGCTATATGTGATCCTATGCATTACTCCACTAAAGTCACAGAAAAAAGAGTTCacatctgtgtttgtctgtgttggaTATGTTCGGTGATCTTTCAATGTCTGGTTCTGAAAGATACCCTTAAACAACCAGGCAGGTTTAACTCCTGCTTTGGAGAGTGTAATAATTTAGTCACCTACATTGCTGGAATGGCAGAtgctattttttcatttattcttcctgttacTGTTATTGTTGTTCTGTATATGAGAGTGTTTGTGGTGGCTGTGTCTCANNNNNNNNNNGCCATGCGGTCTCATATTGCAGCTGTCACACTTCAGTTTTCAGTGAAAGTAACTGCTAAAAAATCTGAATTGAAAGCAGCCAGGACTCTCGGTGTGGTTATAGTTGTGTTTCTGATATGTCTCTGCCCATATTATTGTGTCACCCTTACAGGCCAAGATAACGTGCTTAATGCTTCATCTGCTGCATCTGTAACATGTTTGTTCTATTTTAACTCCTGTCTAAACCCGGTGATCTATGCCTTTTTCTATCCGTGGTTTAAAAAATCTATTATTTTGATTGTTTCACTCAAGATATTGCAACCTAACTCCTGTGAGGCCAACATGCTGTAG